CCTCTATAACCTCTATGGCTCGAGCTTCCTGTTCCGCACGGCGGTTCAGGTAGGCTTCTCGGTCGGCACATCGGCGCTTGTCGCCTCGATGAACAAGCCGCCGAAGCCGGGAGACCGGAAGGAGTCGCTCCGCGGCGAAATCCTGCCGCGCCCCGTGAACTTCGGCCTGACGCTTGCCGGCTCGTCGGTGGTCTATGATGACGTTGCCTCGAAGACCCGCTGGCAGGTCCATGTCCACAATCACGGCCAAGTCGAACGGCTCATTGAGCGCCGCTTCGGAGGGAAGCCCTACCTGCTGGATGCAGCGGGCCAGCTGCTGCCGTTCTCGCGGTTCCAAGACTCGCCCTATGCCGAATTCCGGGACGGCGCGGAGGATCAGGCGGCCTCCGTCTTGATGATGACGCCTGACTTGCGCAAGGGGCCTTTGGCGGCACCCGGTTGGACCGCCGATCACCGCCTCCGCGGGTTGGCCTACAGCGTCATCCGCGCGCCGTCGGTCAAGCCTGAGAAGTTCAGCGAGATCTATCCTGAAGGGCGCCCGCCCGTACCGTCGATCATCGGCGAGTTCGGCCGGCCATTGGACCCGCGCACAGGGCAGCGGGCGTACACCCCGAACGGCGCTCTCATCTTCGCTTGGTTTCTCACGCATCCGCTCGGCGGGCGTGTGCCGGAGTCGCGGATCAATTGGGACGCCTTGGCCGAAGCGGCGAACGCGGCCGACCGGCTGGGCTACGAACTGGCGGGATCGTGGAACGCGAACGAAGCCCCGAAGGTGGCGCAGACCAACATGCTCGCCGCGCTAGACGCCGCAATGTGGACCGGGCCCGACGGGCGCATCCGCCTCGACCTCGGCGAATGGCGCGACCCGACGGTGACGCTGGCGCATGATCACGTGCTGCAGGTGCAAAGCCTGAGCGCGGGCTCGGCGGAGGGCGAAGCTCTGACCGAGCAGGTGGTGAAGTTTCCCGATCGCGAGCGGGACTATTCTGAAGTGGAGGAAGTCGCGGCTTCGATCGACGGCCCGGTCTATGAGCCGCGCGTCTCCGACCTGACTTATTGCCCCACAAAGACGCAAGCCCTTCGCCTCGGCCGGCGCATCTTCACGCGCGACACCGCGCGATGGCGCGCAGACCTGTCGCTCAACCTCGCAGGCCTTCGCCTGATCAACCAGCGCTTCGCCGTGGTGCACTTGCCCGACTTCGGATTGCATCACGAGGCGATGGAACTGGACTCCTGGGGCTTTGATCCGGCGACGGGACAGGTGTCAGCGTCTTTGCGCTCGGTTGCGCCGGAGCACTTCACCTAGGGCCGAAATCCCCACGCGCGGGCAGGCGGCGATTATCGCGGCATGCAGACCGCCATCGCAGCGCTCCAGACCCGGCTCCGGTCCTTGTTCCGCCCGTACTTCCGGGACGGCGATCCTGCGTCCGGCTTGAACGAGCCGGACCTGGAGTCGATCCGCTTTGCGTTCGGGACCGAGCTGATCGCGATCCTCGCGCGCCAACTCGTAGGGCCGGCGGGCGCCGAATACCCCGAACTGCCAACACCTGAAGCGCTGAACGGCAAGCTGCTCGCGCTCAACTTGTCCGGCCCGACCGCGACATGGACGCTGATCGACGCGGCCCGCGTTGAGCAGGCCGCCGACCTCGTCGACTTTGAGGGCACGATCGACAGCGAGATCGCGGCGGCGGTGGCCGGCATCATTGCAGGGATCAGCGACGATGCTCCGTTCTCAGAGCGCTTCCCGGACGAAGCCACGCTTCTGGCCGATCTCGACTTCCCTGCCGATGCCTACGCGATCGATATGGAGACCCTCGTCATCTACCGGAAGACCGGTGCGACCGGGGCGGGATCCTGGGTCGTCCATTCCAACATTCTCGATGCTTTCCCGGGAACAGCCTCGGCAGAGGACGTTGCTGCCCTCAACGAGCGCGCGGACGACGCCGACGCAGAGATTGTTGCGATCAAGAAGCGCCTCGACCGCCTCGATACAGCGGTCCCGCCGATCCCGCCGGTCTGGCGCCTGGTGCCGCCCGTCATCGTCGATGAAACGTTCACCGGGACCGTGCGCGATCTCGCCGATTATGTAGACGATGCCGATACGCCGGCGGAAAACCTCGTGTTTACCGCGCCGGGTGGACTGCCGGCGGGCTTCTCGATCTCGGGGCGCAATCTCGTCAAGACGTCGACCTCGGGCATCGTCGCCCGTTCCAGCTTTGCACTGGCCGTCACTGACGAGTCAGGCAATGCGGCGACCAATGGCGCGGTACTGATCGAAGCCTATCCTGAAGGTGAGCCGCCGGGCCTCCCGCCGTCCTGGCTGACGCTTCCGCCGCTCAGCTCCACCCTGGGCTCTCAAGGCGTGCTGTTCTTCAGCGCCTATCTCAACGATCCGGACACGGACCTTGCCGACATCGAGTGCTATCTGGCCAGTCCGGTCAGCGGCATCGAGGTCGTCTCGGCCGAGAAGCGCATCAACTTCCTCGCGACCCTGACCGTTGGCGTCCACACGTTCACGTTGGTCGCGGAAGACCCCGAGGGCAACACAGCAAGTGTGACGCACAGCGTTACAGTGCTCGCCGCGGGCGCGCCTGTGATCGCGGCGCTGCCGGCCCGCTTCGGTCAGGTCTTCGCAAGCCCGATCACCATGGATCTCAACGCCTACGTGACGGACGCGAATACGCCGCTGTCTGAGCTGGGGACGTCGCTCGCCTTCAGCAATGCGCCAGAAGGCACGACCAAGGGCGGCACGAACAACCTTGTGCTGACGATCCCGGTAAGCGCCGCAACCCAGCGCAGCGTCTCCGTCACAGTGACAAACCGCGCGGGCCTGACCGCCACGCGCTCCTTCGACCTGACGATCCTCCCGTTCAACCCCGGCTCCGGCGGCGGAGTCCCCGGCGGATACGGCGACGGCCGTCAACCCTACTAGGAGCGCATCATGCCCGCACCCGTTCACGGCGCAATCAATCCGGCCACGGATGCTTTGCTCGTCATGGAGCCCGTCGCCGGCGCGACGAGCGAGACGCTCTATCCGGAGATTTACGAGCCGGATGTGCAGGCAACCGTTGAGGAGCGCCTATCGGCGATTGTCTTCAACCTCGTTCGCGTGTCGAAATTCATCCGGGCCTTCAAGCGCGCGCAGATCGAAACGCTGATCGGCGGTGTTGCGGACGACATCAACGGCTTCCGGGTCTTCCGGCAGTCTGAAACACCATCGACCGAAAGCGCGACCTGGGGCGACATCTGGCTGCAGCCCAGCGGCGAGGGGACATATACGCCGCGTGTCTTCAATGGCACCGGCTTCGTCGAAGATGTCTATGCCGTCGACGCGATCCTTATCCCGATCCGCGCCCGGCTTCAGGCGCTTGAGTCCGAGCAGGCCGAGACGTTCCAAGGCTATATCGATGCGCTGAAGGGCGCGGTCGATCCCACCCGTGACACACTTGAAAAGCTGTCGGACGCGATCGACGCGGTCACGCCGGACACCAACAATCTGGAACTGACGGGCATCCCGACTGCTCCGACCGCGGCGCCCGGCACTGAGACCACACAGGTCGCCACCACCGCCTTCGCCAAGCTGGCGGCGGACGCAGCGGCGGCGGCTTCGATCCCGCTGACGCAGAAGGGCGCGGCGAGCGGTGTCGCCACCCTCGACGGTGCGGGCAAGGTGCCGGCGGGCCAGCTGCCCTCCTATGTCGATGACGTGATCGAGGCGGCGAACTTCGCCGCGTTGCCGGGCACCGGCGAGACGGGCAAGATCTATGTCACGCTTGACAACGGCAAGGCGTTCCGCTGGTCTGGCTCGGCCTATGTCGAGATCGTTGCCTCTCCCGGCACGACCGATGCGCTCGCCGAGGGCGCGGTCAACAAGTATTTCACCGACGCGCGGGCGCAGGCTGCGCTCGCGGCTCAACTTGCGACCAAGCAGGCGGCACTCACGGGCGCCGAGGCGCAGTTCCTTGGATTCGACGCCGGCGGCGCGCCGGTCGCCAAGTCGATCCGTTCGTCCGTCGCGGGCAACCTCCTGCGCACGACCGCGCTGGGAACACTCGAACTGTTAGCGTCAGACCTTCCGGGTGCGAGCGGCAGCATCAGCTCCTACAGTTCGCGGGCGGTCGCGACGGCCGAACTGCCGGGCAACCTCAACACTGGCGCCATCGTGATTGTGGCGGGCGGCGATGGCGGATTCTTTGAGGTCAAGCTCGGGAATTACGCCAGCACGCTCGCGGCCGATCCGGCGCAAGGGCTGGTGTTCCCGGTCGGCCTGAGCGACGGCTCGCAGGGCGTTTATCAACGCATCTGGGAACAGGAGGATGGTCTCTCCGCAGATTGGTTCGGCATCCAGCCCGGCGCCGTCGATGTCACCAAGTGGAACCAGATGATTGCGCGCCTGCCGGGCCTGCAGACGCGCACAGTGCGTTTGCGCGCCGGCTCCTACACATTCGGATCGAAGCCGGCGGCGATCACGGAGGTGGTGCACCTGATCGGCGCAGGATCAAGTCTGACTTACCTTGAACGCGGCTATACCGAGGTGGGCGGGGATGAGGTCGGCTTCCTCGAGTTTTTCGCGGAACTCTCGCGCAACTCGCGGCTTGAGAATCTCTGCCTGCGCGCGACCGTTGGCACGACCGGCGGCGCGATGGTGCGCATGGGCACGCCAACCGATGTCATCAATTCGTGGTGCGATTTCTTCAATGTGGTGATGACGCAATCGCCGGGCGCTTATGCGGTCGGCCTGGTTGTCGATGGAACGGCGAACGACGTTTCGGGTGGTCAGGGGCACCGCGATTTCCGGACTGTTAACTGCTTCATCTTTGGCGGGACAACTGGCGATTCGGTGCGTTTCCGGAACGCGACGAACGGCTCGCACACCGGTCTGTGGTGTGGCGGAAACATCATCATAGATGGTGGCGGAACGGCGCTGCAGAATACGCAGGATTTCCGCATGGTCGGCCTGCATGCTCAAGGCACATTGGTGCTCCGCAACTGCACCAAGGTCTATTGCGCCGGCACCTTCAACCGCGTCGAGATTGAAGCCACGGCGACGAATTGTCAGGTGGTCGGTGTCGACCGGGGCGGCGGGGTCTCGAACCTCTCGCCGGCGACTTGTCAGGTCATCTCGCAAAATGGCTCCTACGGAAATTTCATCTACGAAGGCACGCACGATTTCAAAGGTCCGGTGATCTTCCGAGGCACCGTGAGCATCGAGGATGACACCGCGCCGGAGCCTTTCGTAAACGTCAACTATCGCGCCGCCGCGTCTCAAGGCGCTCGGATTGGTCGGCTGTATTTCAACGCGATGGACGATGCCGGCCAGTTCCTGACCTATGCCGCCTTTGGTGCGGTGCAGGCCGACATCACGGACGGCTCAGAGGATGGCGGATTCGTGCTCGATCTTAGGGTCGGCGGCGCGCTAACAACCGTCTGGAACCTCCAGCACGGGATATACGCGCAAACGGCGACGGGCGGCAACAAGGGGCTCGGCACGCTCAATGCGGTCGGATTGTATGAGAACAACGTCCGGGCCGTGACCTCGAACGCTTCCGTGGTCACATCCGGCGCGCCGAACACGAACACCGGCAAGATCGCGCTGGTCATCAATGGCGTCACGGTCAACGTGATGACTTGCGCATGACCGGCCTTTCCGCCGCCTATGCTTGGCTCGCCCGGGAGGGCGCGCCGCGCATGCTGGTCGAGGGGCTGGCCACGTTCGGCACGCTCGAAGGTCCGGGTGCGGAAGATAACCCCGTCATCATGGGCTGGGCGCGCGAGGTCGGCGTTCCGGCCATCGCGGACGCCTTCACCTCTGACGCGGTGCCGTGGTGCGGACTCTGGGCTGCGGTCATCGCGCACCGCGCGGGCAAGCCAGTGAACGCGAACGCGCTCTGGGCCCGCAGCTGGCTGCGCTGGGGATTCAAGGTCGCGGGCGATCCGAAGCTAGGCGACGTCCTGATCTTCCGGCGCGGCGAGACCTCGGGGCACGTCGCGCTCTACGTCGGCGAGGATGCCAAGCACTTCCACGTCCTCGGCGGCAATCAAGGCGACGCCGTCTCGATCATCCGCATTGAGAAGGATCGCCTGCTCGGCGCCCGCAATCACTACGCCAAAGCCCAGCCCACCAACTGCCGGCGCGTCTTCCTGAAGGCGTCCGGCGCAATCTCCCACAACGAAGCCTGAAAGGATTCACGCATGTTCTCCTTCATCCGAAACCACGCCGCCAAATGGCTCGCCGCCGCCTTCGCGCTCGGCAATGCCACGGGCTGCGCGCTCCTCCCTGAAGTCGTGCCTGGCGCGAAGACGGTCAACGCCGTTCAAGAAGTTTGCCTTGCGGACCGCCACCCGGAAGAGACGGCGTTCTGTTTCATCGGCACCTATGCAGCTGCCGTCGATGCGCTGGCCACCGAGCGTGAGGCGGGTACGCTTGATCCGAAGATCGAGGCCGCCGCGGATGTGGCGATCAATGCCACGTCGGAGCGTGTCGCAGTCGCCTCCGAACTCTGGGGCGCGGTTGCCGGCTGGCGCTCGGAAGTCGATACGCTGGAGCCGCTGGCGAAGACGTGCATCGAAACCGTCACCGATCGGGCGAAGCTGAACGATTGCCTCGCCGCCGTGGGCTACCTGACTGCCACCGGCGAGCTGAAGCGCGTCACCGAGCAGGCGAAGACAGATTGGGCCACGCTGAAGCCGAAGGTTGAGGCCGTGATCGGCCTGAAACCGTCCGCCTCCTGAACTTCAAACCCTGAAAGGAAGACCCAACCATGAACGCTGTAACCCTCAACGCCGGCCTCGAACTTGCCGGCCTCCTGTTCAAGATCGGCTCGGCCGCGATCGAACGCTCGGACAATGCGACCGCCAAGAAGGTGGCCGCCCTCGGCAAGTCGGTCGTCGCCGGCGTTCAGACGTCGGGCCGCATTGATACCGCCGTGGCGGCCGATGTGCGCGCGATGGCCGACGCGCTCGACGCTGACGGCGTCCCGGGCCGCGCCGAGTGGTAGGCCTTGGCCGGCAAGGTCCGCGCCGCCGCTGACCGCTGGAACGCGGCCGGCTGATCCTCGAACCGCGCCGGGCGGAGATCCTCGCCCGGCGCCGCTTCACAAAACAGGAGGCCCCGCATGGCCAAAGCAACCTATCCCGCGGCCTGGGGCCTCACCGCCCTCGAGTCGGCCTACCTGAACGCCCTTCGCCCCGGTGGTCTGGTGTCAATCGCCGCGTTCACCGCGCTTCATTCGAAATCGGTGCCGCCGGCGCGGGTCAGAAAGACGCTTCAGGCCGTGCGCCGCAAGCTGGATCCGCTGAACGTTGAAATCGAGACGAAATGGGGACAGGGCTGGCAGATCGGACAGGCCGGGCGGGCGCGCCTTACGGGCATCCTGAAAGGCTGACGCGGTGACAGACACCTCGCAAGAGCCGCCGGAGCCGGCCGCGATGCCGAACGCGCACGAAGCGCCGTGGGGCCGGTATATGGCCGTGATGACCGCGCTCGGCGCCGCGTCCGTCTACCTGATCAACAACTGGGGCAATATCGAGCCTGTCCTCGAGAGCCCCTCCGTGATCGTCCTGTCAATGCTGAGCGTGTTCGGCTTGGGCGGGCTCTCCGCCTATTGGCTCCTGGCCCGGCCCCACGAAGACCGCCTGCGCCGCGCCGAGACCGTGATCAACCGCCTCCGGGATCAGGAGCGACAGCTCCTGCAGCGCGAGGGAGACCTGAAGGCGCAAGTCGCCGCGCTCGAAGCTACGGTGTCCTTCCTGAAGGAAGAGATGGCGGACCTGCGCCGCCGCCTGGATCGAGACCGCGAGCCCCGGGGACGCACCACGAAGCCGAAAGGCTGAGCCCGATATCCTGGCGCTGCCTCACCGGCCCGACGTTGACTTTTGGCAGTATAGCGCCTTTTCGCCAGGCTTGAGGGCCGCGAACTGCTGGCTAAAATCGTGCGTCATGCGCATGCAGCGCGCGTACGGCGTATGGTGCAGGTAAATCAGAACGCTTGCGATCATGCCGCCGGCAATGATGGAAGCCGCGATGATATTTCGGTTTTCGCCTCGCATCGCCATCCTATCCAAACACAAGGAAAAGAAGCACGGGGCTGAGGAGGGCGGCGGCGATCGCGACCCATATCCAGCGCGGCATCGGGCCCGGTGTGTAGTCGCCGGATGTGTCCTTGTCCCAGCCTGACATTTAGGCTGCTCCCCCAAACAGGTATGGAAAAATGGAAATCCCGCCTGCGACCATCATGAGAAGCGCCAGCGACAGGACCATAAAGATCGTGAGGTAAGCCCATACGAATGCGAAGACGGTGAACGAGACATCGAACACTTCGCTGATTGACGGCCTCCTTAGAGGGTTGCGATTTTCCGCCCGGACGTCATCTGTGTTAATGTTAAACAGAGGTGCCCAGATCGCGGCAACGAAGCACAATAGGCCGCCCGCAACTCCGAAGCCGCCCAAAAAGATCAGTACCGGCACCGCTTCGACTGGCGCGCTATACGCCTCAACAAACTGCCAAAACGCTGACGACGGCTCTACCGTCAAACAGAGCGCCGACGCACCCAACATAAAGGCGCCGCCCAAATTGAGGATGTCACGTATGACGAGATCGTGGGCGCGGGCGCTAGACGGCTCTGGCTGCGTCACTATTCCCTCCGTGATTTGATGAAGCGACCGGAAGCCTACTTTACTCGCAACCGATCCCGTCGCCATCCCTGTCGAGATGCGAGCCATATCCCGGTTGCCCCAAATAGACGGGTGCTGCGCCGGCGGCGCGAGCGGCCGTACAGTTCGCAAATGGCGCTGTCACCTCTTCAGCGGCAACGTTCGTCTGCGGCGGTGTCCTGTCGAAATCCGTGCGAGACGGCGGGGGAGGCGGCGGCGAAACCGACCGGTGGCAGTGATAATCGCCAGTCTTCCGGTTTGTGTGGCAGCCTTGCGCATTCAGCCCGCCGCCGTGAGCGAAGACGGGGCTGGCCCAAATCAGCGTCAAGCCGGTCAATATGACAGTCTTGGATTTCGTCATCTGCGCCCCCCCCTGCGTAAGAGGAAAAGACTACTTCAAGCGGTAAACTGAGTCACCTATAGAGAGAAGGTCGAGAGAATAGGATCGGCAAGAAGGAGAACCTGATGGCTAAATTGCGCCCATTCACCCGCGAGAGCGATGGGGAACTGCTGCTTTTGAACTTGGATTTTCTGGTCCATGCGTCGGCGGCACACGATCGTGGAACGATCATGGAGTTTCAATCGGGCGGCGGCGGGTACCGGGTCGTGGTGCGGGA
The genomic region above belongs to Acidobacteriota bacterium and contains:
- a CDS encoding TIGR02594 family protein; protein product: MTGLSAAYAWLAREGAPRMLVEGLATFGTLEGPGAEDNPVIMGWAREVGVPAIADAFTSDAVPWCGLWAAVIAHRAGKPVNANALWARSWLRWGFKVAGDPKLGDVLIFRRGETSGHVALYVGEDAKHFHVLGGNQGDAVSIIRIEKDRLLGARNHYAKAQPTNCRRVFLKASGAISHNEA
- a CDS encoding excalibur calcium-binding domain-containing protein, which produces MTKSKTVILTGLTLIWASPVFAHGGGLNAQGCHTNRKTGDYHCHRSVSPPPPPPSRTDFDRTPPQTNVAAEEVTAPFANCTAARAAGAAPVYLGQPGYGSHLDRDGDGIGCE